The window ccatttttttatcgtttgcctcgatcctcctttctcctgactctattcatTTGGTGAGTTCTTCTAACATCTTAGTAATTTCAGGATTAGTcctcgattcttgctcatttgaccttattATAGCTGGctccgttttgtgggtgactcatcggggtggactgggctccggcctacttggtatctgggtttgactctacaactgagctatcgctacctgttgagcttgcaatattttgaaaatcatatgCAAGCTGATTCCATTTTCCTCAATGTTATGGTTGTCttgagctgcagatcgagtaccaccatgaatgctatttccAGGTTCAGAACGTTGGTTTGTCTTAATGGCCATATGCGAATTAACATCTAAtagtacttcgattcgagctccaatgGCGTTGACATGCAACATTCCAGCCCGGagcgtcaagttgttgttctcaccttgaaggccagcttcgttgtcgataggtaaggccatttaatttgagagctcgtcgttgctaatccgaaatcaaaggcacttccgaaaacaagcgtaaaatggtgtgttttttcagattcgtatcaaataatcactattatccttagccccacggtgggcgccaaactgtttacccgaaaaacggatatagttgaatttgtacatagttctaagggtatgtggtataacttgacacaaatcgtaagagtaaatagaaatatcgaatattgactataaaggatgaaaaataagcaaagttgaaaagagggtgatttatggattaagcaagatgaatcaatctatgaagctaaaaaggataattcttcaatatgggaatgtatgatatctgagttacaatgtatgcaaaacttgatcccttttacagaaatatagccatcccttttatagcgggggatcctactttaaatataattaaaaatacatagtggagaacccatgataaataatagtttccttaattcccgccgagattctctcccttagtgcggttgtaacagctcttgtctatgagctcgatcttgaccggACTCGGTCTCTGTCGGTTTCCAGGTTTAGAGCTCGATGTGGGTTTGAGCTCGATGTTGACTCGGGGCCCAGTATTGGGCCATtattggttggcctctggccttaagctcgattccatcacATCTCCCCATAGTTTGATTTGGCCCCGAGCTTGATAATGACTTCGAGTTCGGTATTTGACATGTCCCTGAAACTCGAAGCTCGTTTGTCCTTCTTcggatcccatctcgatattatggagactttcttcggtccattatgttcccatctcgatcaatcgtacgaaggtcaAAATTAGTTCCGACCGTATACAACTCATCTTGGCATGCATGTTGATTAGGATCTTTTgccatcttgactttggatttgtagttCGTCTTAAATTATGAAACAAGTCTGTGTTAAGTATGAACTAGGAAGCCATTTATAATATGGTTCTTGATTTTCTTGACTATTGGGttttgaccctacttgatttGGGGCTTTGATCTACCTTGATATCTGATTAtgcttagtgtgatggcatgacgTACATATTGGGCAAAAAATGGATATTTGGTAAACTTTCTTGTATTGATAGTACTCGACTCTTGAATCTTgaacattgttattgatatttggaaaTACTTCAAGGTTTGATATTCTAtaattttgatatatttgttcacTTGTTTTAAATTATGTTCAATTTGAGTTACCTATGACAAAAAGGGGAAATTGGAGAATTTAATGGCTCCAAGCCCAAAGTTTATACGTCGctaagctttatgcttagcgatagttgttttctatcgtaggtaatgtGCGGAGTGAGATTTGAAGATGGCCTTATGAAGTAGTCTTTTTGGGAGAACttatggagatcacatttgcatatgcacctagattttgtatagttttgggacTTGTACATGATCTATATGTCACACCCATGTACGTTATTTTGGAGGCTTGTTGGATTTTAAGACCAAAATCTTATAACTTGAATTTGGTAACTTATTTTTCTGTTTTAGGGTGTGTTAATAACTCAAGTTTTGTAATATGTTGAATTTACACTGTCTTGTAAAAATGTACAAAGGAGAAGACTAGTTTTTTTTTACTCGCTAGTTTGAAATTTATGTACAATATGAACATGCAGTGATGTTGAACGaaaagtataattttgttaggaagttgcttaacgtgttgattattcaagaagggttatatcaccttatgttgatattttgacattgtattttttttaaaaaaaacaaattatgaagtgtattttcaaaaataaaaaaatattgcaCTTTGAACCTTTATCGCATGGACCTATTTCCGCTACCAAATTATTCTGAATGTCTTTTTGAattaatatcttcttaatgttataagtagtaaattagatttgtttcGTAAGTAGCACCCTCTCAAAGGGGATGATACAAGTTTTGGTACCAGAGCCTAGGTTTGTGATTCTAGGATTATTTTTGTGATCGTACCTAGTATTTGTTGTTATTCCCTTTCTTGAAAATAACTCGGAGATTATAAATTTTTGCATGCTTGCTTAATGTAATTTGTTGTATTTCTTGTGCATATGCATCATGTACATGTCCCAAATGCAGTGTGATCTTATCTTTTATAGGAATTTTAATATGGTCTCATCTTTGAATAGAGCTATTGAATCCGTTGATGAATGTCAGGACCATTATAATGCTCCACCTCACCTCCAAGAAGGAGATAAGGAACCCTTACCTAACCTAAATCATCATAGTGTTAGTGAAAATGAAGTGGGCAATAACCCAAGAGCAATGGCTCATAGTACTCCTATTATGACTCATCCATTTCAGCAGATGGCTGAGTTCTTTCGTCACTTGGtgtgacgacccggccggtcgtcttGAGAATTATAGCACCGATCCCCTATTTAACTGCTTCCCTCGTATCTTTTTcagctattgtgacttgccgggaggtttcattttggtttttggaagtgtttgggacaattagtccctaaatggaggtttaagccttaggattggcaccgtagtcagaactgtgtgaagacgactccataatggagtttcgtcgattccgttaggtgattttggacttaggggcgtgtccaaaTTGTGTTTTgaaggtccgtagcttatttaggcttgaattggtgaaagtcaaattccagaagttggagtgggtctgtaatgttgaatatgacttgtgtgcaaactttggggtcaatcggacgtggtttggttggtttcggcatcagttgtcgaattttgaagtttcaagttctttaagtttgaattggagggtgattcttgatttttgcattgtttgatgtggtttgatggctcgactaagttcatatagtgttttaggattggttggtatgtttggttgaggtcccgggggcatcgggtgagtttcggacgcccaacggatcgatttttggacttaggaggtttgttgaagttttctggtgtttgagttctggtttccttatatgcgatcgcgtggggtgatccgcgatcgcgtaggcttagctaggcagaggatggaattgttcttcgcatttgcggacatggGCATGCAAACGTGTAGTGAAGtgaggtggtgcttcgcgaacgtagAGACAAGGTCGCGTTTGCGTAGGGTTAAGTGGACTAAAGCTGGGCCACGTACTTTGCTCATCCCGAACACGTGAGGACATTCACGATCGCGTGAGTATGGGAGCCAGAGCATCGCGTTCGTATGGTGGtttacgcgatcacgtagaattAATTTCTTTGGCAGCAAAGttgtttttcgcgatcgcgattaaggaatcactgggcagtattaaagttcaaaaatgagggttttgagttcatatcacaaaattgaattgggagctcAGTAAAAGACGAAATTTCGAGACATTTTCAAAGGAAGTCATTGGGTAATGATTTCAAACTCCTTTaaggttatatcccactaatctatcattaattttatcatttaatttcggatttggggtgaaattttggaaagaattgagaaaagttcttaggccaaattttggggttttgatcgagattttagtatcggatttgagtaattttggtacgagtgaactcatgagtgaatgggtgattgtattttgtgacttttacccgattctgagacgtgggtccggggaggctttttgaccgattttttaatttcttgcgttagctttgatttcattagctagattagtttcttgtagttatatttatgctatgtaattgattttggctagatttggtccactcggagccggatattcgtgggaaaggcattgtgactgattgattgagcttggttcgaggtaagtggcttgcttaaccttgtgtgggggaactccccttaggatttggtactgtttgatatgtgagcgctgtgtacgtgaggtgacgagtacgtacacgggctatttgttgtaaaacttcatttttcactaagtcataacttgttttctccttatttgaaacacactagcatatgtaactatcctgtttagactagaataccatgcctacttgtttaactgcctatttgaactctgtgcagcatgtttagtaaaatttacctgctttccttgacttgaacttagtctaaactgtaggatttcttgttgaaattattatttcggttggttgcgctgcatatttactttgggactacggaacggtattccggagatccctatgtactgcatattttctttgggactacgaaacgataTTCTGGGTGATCCCCCTATTTTGCatattttattttgggactacgaaacggtattccgggagatccccctgcacatttatgtttgggactacgagacggtatctcgggagatcccctgttgttatcactgtgttctgagctgttgtctttcattgattctattcttgttatatttccgtgtttattttactgcgatatttcattgtcttatttcattatatttataccagtagggccctgacctgatctcgtcactacttgaccgaggttagacttggcacttactgggtaccgttgtggtgtactcacgcccttttctgcacatgttttcgtgtgcagatccaggttcatcttaccagcctcatcactagttgcagtcgctgctgcttattggagacttcaaggtatatctgctctcgcccgcagatcctcggagtcttcctctatccccctatgttcatttttccttctttctgtagaaatgatatatagaacggttaagacttcttagtagcttgtgagtTACGGTATTCCGGGTTATGGAaaattgttttgtacattttcagaGGTGTTAATTATATATGCCGAATGaaattcagttgcttattagatatttgttactgttagtagttaatgttcatgctttagtttcacttccgcaaaagtgttaggcttacctagtcgtagagactagatgACGTCACGACGGTTaacggagggagaaattgggtcgtgacacttggaTGGGACAATGTCAGAACCTAGTGAAATGAATTTTGAGAAGATAAGGAAAATGGGTGGAGTTGAATTTGAAGGCACTACTGATCCCACTGTAGCTGAACAATGGCTCGAGCGCATGGAGATGGTATTTGAAAAACTAGAGTGTACTAATGTTGCtaaatttaagtatgctatctCTATTTTACAAAAGGATGCCTATGATTGGTGGATAAGTGTGCCAAATACAAAAGCAAAACCTTTGGTGCTTACTTGGGATGATTTCGTGAAAGCATTTCGTGCAAAATATATTCCCCAtgtctattgtgatgctaagAAAAAAGAGTTTCTGAATTTAAGACAAGGGAGTATGTCTATAACAGAGTATCAACAAAAATTTCTCAGGCTTTCTCGCTATGTTGGATGTATTACTGATGATGAAAGAGACAAGTACAGAAAATTTGAAGAAGGTGTGAATGGTTCAATCCGAAAATCTGTGGCAAATATTGCAACTTGAGGATTTTTCCAAGCTAGTTTCAGCTGCTCTTACTTGGAAAAGAATTGACAAGGAAGAAGCAAGTAGGAGAGAAAACAAGTTTAGGAAGGGTAATTCGGATTATGGCGGTCAATCCAAGAAGGGAAAGTTTGACTATTCTAAAACTGAAAGTGCACAAAAGTCATCATATCATAAGCAGAATAAGCCAAATTTCTCTACTGTTAGTACTCTAAGTTATGGCCAAGGAGTATTAAAGTGTTTAGGAAGGTGTAGTCATTATTATCcatatgtatcctacccgtcccacaACTTTCATTACAAccaaaataaagtcctacttgatctttgatttaattagctcaattagtagagtattacactacgggcaagcttatggtacattctctgtggcacatgaattttatttctgagagtgagtgaattctttctctcttgagttcctatttgttcttgaattttattgtgtgtggaactactctctattgtttgtgtgagggcacatAATTTACGAAGGTAAGGTAAAGTCTTTGACCTCtatattagagtaagtgagcaggttgtgaaaaatgtgtggtacttttgagtcaaattttgaggcaaggatgttacgttagagtgcttagtctattttaaatattcttggcatgatgcaTTAGGGAAGTTGTTTGATAAAAAGGTCGTCTCTATGTGAAGTACAGtatgattgctcgaggacgagcaatggtttaagtgtgaggcgttgatggtaggctagaaactcgTGTTTTAGCCGTAGTATTGCACTCAAATTAGTacattttacttgtgtttgagcttgaatgttagtgtattgcacttattgtgtgttttatgccttgtaggaattGATTTTGAGTAAAAATGATATTCGGAAGctaaatcgaacaagttggagctataaagtctgagtaaaagcccaagggattaagctcGGATCACGTTCGGGGGGTTGAAAACCAAGTATGGATGTCAAAACAAAATGAGAAAATGAATTCACTCTGAGAAAATTGCACTACCGTGTCGCGGGCCTCATAATGCTAGTGCAATTTTCTTGCAAAGTGAAGAAAAATTAATATTCTGCAAAATTTACATAGCCACGCCGAGGCGCAGCGCGCCAGTGCAAAAAGTGGCCAGAAATGATTTTTGGCACATTCTGGAATTTCCTACATGTGCATCGCATGGGGCAGCGCAATAGCCCAAAAATATTAGAGTGACTTCCCATTTCGGCTAAGAAAAGGTAATTTCGTCCGGGATTTATTGTGAGATGGCTTAAATACACGAGAAAACACCATTTTCGGGACTTTTGACAcgatttcgacctaaggaggccaaggaggctaaggaggagttggaagaacacaagcacaatgatttcatcattccttcctcattcaagatccgggtttggattgaatttatgttttcctatactttagttacATTTGTGAGGAActactccatgtctatggagtagatccttttgggttttgatggatttggtgtattgatgattatttgtggattataactctatttttatgtatttgaattgtttttggaagatttaattgttgtatctatattcacttgttcttgtaatcgaaagaggcataacttgtgatatctttgcattatattgttggttgagctCATAGATTCtcctaagtaatcgaaagaggctagttgaattattgattaaatctagttaggagaataatcgaaagatgTTTTCCGaaagaccgatccactacgcattcttgcatatcttcacaatgcttaaattggttcatctcgtgaggttaagacttaatcgagggaggagtttttgctgaacgtttgaactaataataaagtgaattcgagagactcacttgaacattggaaGTGAATTATCAAGAGTTAGAtctcgaacaattatcttgcacttattatgtcaaaaccctatcctcttccactgataaccttaattgcttattccttgtttcgatagtcactagtcaataactgtagattttaaattcttagttaaagtttattattaatcatataaatctcaactgttgatcctccttgatagcaatcaagctagaaactacgagaatactatttaaatccaatccccgtggacatgatattatactatactatctttgactagctagcatgtaatgacccggccggtcgttttgagaatttaagtcacgTTCGACGGCATAAGGTCCTgaacaacttcgtaatatgtgtattgatttgcgtgcatggttgaatttagttaccggatgattcggagtcaaATCGAAAGAAGGAtgcaagttttggaagcttaagtcttaagattttttACCGTAGTtgaaattgtgtgaagacgactccggaataaagttctgtcggttttgttagctccgttgggtgattttggacttatgagcatgtccggactgtgaatttgaaaTCTGtaactaatttaggcttgaaatggcgaaagtcaattttttagagattttgaccggaagtggactttttgatatcggggtcggattttgattccggaagttggagtaggtccgtaatgttgaatatgacttgtgtgcaaaattttaggtcaatcggacgtggtttaataggtttcggcatcagttgtagaaatttaaagtttctagttcattaagtttggattggagggtgattcatagtttcgacattgtttgatatgatttgagacctcgagtgagTCCGTATTatggtatggaacttgttggtatgcttggacgaggTGCCGGGGGGACCTggtgtgtttcagacgagtttcagaTGTTTTTCATGTTGTTGAACATGTCtagttctggtattttcgcacctgcgacactttCGAGCGCatgtgcggctccgcttctgtgtgatcttggtcgcttctgcggtcatggTGGCCTGGAGGCTCGCTCGCTTCTATGAAGGCCGGCACGTAGGTGCGaaggccgcttttgcggtccagcAGTCGCACCTGCAAAGAAGCTCGCTTCTGCGTTTCCCCCTTGCGCTTCTGCAGTGCCATTGGTCCGGCTGTAAATCCGCACATGTGGTTCCAGGCCTGGCTAGCTGAGTTCGCATATGCGGactctttctcgcaaatgcgtgTGCGCAGGTGCGcctccttgtccgcagatgcgaaaatcctaGCATATTCatttaagtcgagggtttggccattttcttcatattttgagttttagacttcggttttgggagcttccttgtgggtttttcaagcaaaacgattgggtaagtgttcttcatctagaatttaatatattccatgattttatcttcatttgtatcatttaaattgtgttttgacttgAGGAAAATGGATGTTTTTGAAGAACAAatccaaaataaaaaatcatgatttgagggacgaaatggtatcgaaatttgataattttagtatggttgaactcgtatcggaatgggtgtttgggttttgtgaaatttgtcgggttttgaggtgtGGGCCCGGGGTTCGACTTTTGGATcgattttagattttgataaagattgaggctttatgatccagaataatttcttatgagttttgtttgttctttgaagttattttggttagatttgtgcgcccggaggtcatttcacctgagaagttcattttagagtattagtttatcttctttgaggtaagtatcttgcctaacttcgtgtg is drawn from Nicotiana tomentosiformis chromosome 12, ASM39032v3, whole genome shotgun sequence and contains these coding sequences:
- the LOC138903088 gene encoding uncharacterized protein, which translates into the protein MSEPSEMNFEKIRKMGGVEFEGTTDPTVAEQWLERMEMVFEKLECTNVAKFKYAISILQKDAYDWWISVPNTKAKPLVLTWDDFVKAFRAKYIPHVYCDAKKKEFLNLRQGSMSITEYQQKFLRLSRYVGCITDDERDKYRKFEEGVNGSIRKSVANIAT